The sequence below is a genomic window from Chroococcidiopsis sp. TS-821.
TACTTAAATGCTAAAAACAAATAATTATTACGCTTTAATTTTTTAGCGAAACTGTAACAAATTCCATACAAATAGCTAGAGCAAACGACTCTTTTATAAAGAAAAGCAACAACACAGAAAACACTTCAAATACTTGCGACGCCACACCTGATACAAACTAGGGCAGTTAGGGAAAACTATAAACGAATGACACGACTTTATAGTGCAGTCTGCATTTGACGTTCAAATCGATAGCGACTCATTTACAGCCGACCTATGACAGAATCACAGCATCCAGCCATTCCTGTACCCGCAGTTCCTCGCGTACCACCGATGCCTTTGCCAAAAGCGAGAGTTCCCAACCATGCGGAGCGAGATATTACACAACTACAAATGCAAACTGTTGCCCAACGGAATACATCGCCTACTCAATCTGCGCCAAATTCAACAACGATAGCGCCAACTTTAGAGCAACTAGTGCGCGAAGCCTACGACAAAGGTATTTCTGATTTACACTTAGGTGTTGGTGAGGTGCCTCGTTTTCGCGAGCGTGGAGAAATTATTGTTACTGACTATCCCATAACCGACGAAGCAACATTTACTAGCTGGCTGAAAGAAATTCTCACAGAGCAACAAATTCAACAATTTTACGAGCATTTAGAGTATGACGGTGCAACGCAGTACGAAGGAGTAGCGCGCGTCCGGATTAATTTATTTGTGGCGCTAAATGGTCCTGCGATGGTGCTGCGGTTAATTCCATTAAAAATTCTCACTCTAGAACAACTCAATTTACCGCCTGTTTTTCGCGATTTGTGTCACTACCATAAGGGATTAATTCTAGTGACAGGACCAACGGGTTCGGGTAAGTCTACGACGCTAGCAGCGATGGTCGATTACATCAATCAAGAAATGCCCAAACACATTATCTCGATTGAAGATCCCGTAGAATTTGTACATAAAAGTAAAAAATCTTTGATTAAGCAGCGCGAAGTAGGAATTCATACGTTGAAATTTGATAACGCTTTAAAAGCATCGTTGCGCGAAGACCCAGATATTATTCTGATTGGCGAAATGCGCGATCGCGAAACGGTCAACACAGCTTTGAAAGCTGCGCAAACCGGACACCTTGTCTTTGGAACCTTACACACCAATAGTGCTGTAAAAACAATTGAAAGAATTCTCAACCTTTACAACCCTGACGAGCAAGGTCCAATGCGCATTCAGGTAGCAGAATCTCTTGTTGCAGTCATTGCGCAAAGCCTCGTGCGGACAACAGATAACAAACGTGCCGCGATTCACGAAATTATGATTAATACAGACGCGATTAAAGATTACATTATCCGCAATGAAGTTGAAGAAATTGAGGCAATCATTCCGCGCTGCAACTTTGAAGGAATGTGTACGATGAATCAATCGATTTATCGACTCTATGAAGAAGGACGGCTAACCGAAGAAACTGCTTTAGAAGCATCACCCAAGCCAAATGAGATGGCAATGATTCTACGCGGTAGAGTTTAAAGTAGAGGACTAAGGAAAGAGTGATTAGTAGCTAGTGGCTGGTGGCTAGTGATTAGCGTCAAGAGTGCATAATCATCTATTTACTAACTACTAGTAACTTCTTCCTCTCTTCTAGAAGACCTTTGATCCCTTAATCAAACAGTTGCATCAACCTAAATCGAGAGATACAGAAACATTTAAAGGTATTGCGCTATTTACGCCAGGGGGAGATCTCATTTACTGCATCGACCCTAGTAAACAAGGTCACTGGCATTTACATTTGTGTGCAGGTTTACAAGAAATACTCAACTTATCAGAATCACCACACTTTCTCGTGCCTTGCTACACAGCAACAATTGACCGCTGGATAGACCCACAGACACAGCAGATACAAACCTATGCGGAAGCATATCCGCTCGTACTGCGGTATCAAGCTTTATTAAATGCCGTGTTTCAAACTAATGTAGTTTGGCAGGCTGCACCTGTCGCGGAAGGATTGTGCGATCCTCTGCTGCTTGCTTCGTATCGTACTGCATTTCCACAGCTTTGGGAAGAAAACGATCTTGTTGTGCGTTTTGAGCGATCGCGACCTGAAGCATTCAGGGTTCAACACGCACAAGCACCCTACGTTTTACACCTGTTTGTTGCTGAGCATAGTGCAGCAACCGAGCGGATTTTACAAAGTTTACGGCAAGTGCTGGAGCAATTTCACTATCCATACACGCTCAAAATCATTGACGTTACCAAGCATCCTGAGCAAGCCGAAATCGCTCAAGTTGCTGCCACGCCAACACTTATAAAAGTTTCGCCAAAACCAATGCGGCGTTTAGTTGGCGATTTAGAGAACGTAGAAAAATTGTTACAACTGTTAACTGCTTCTGATGCTTAAAAAGGAAGTGACTAGGAGTTAGCTGCTTTTAAGAAGTTCCATCACTCCTAGCCTAAGTTTCTCGACCTCCTACACGAATTAACTAGACCACGCAGGTGTTTTTTGTCTAATTAGCTGCGACTTTAGTCGCTAAGCAACCACATTTCTAGTATTTCCTCTAAGCGTTAGTCGTTGCTGGATCTGCTTGTAATGGCTCTGGTGTTGATGTTTGTATAGACTCTTCATCAAATTTTGTCCATTCGGTATGGAAGACCCCTTCTTTATCCACTCGTTCGTAAGTATGCGCGCCGAAGTAGTCTCGCTGAGCTTGAGTGAGGTTTTGGGGTAGGCGATCGCGCCGATAACTGTCAAAGTAATCTAATGAAGCACTAAAAGCAGGAACTGCAATTCCTAATTTAGCGGCAGCGGCTACCACTTCGCGCCAAGCATGTTGCCGATCCAAAATGGTTTGCTTAAACTCTGGTGCTAGAAGTAAGTTAAGTAAATTTGGTTCTTCTTGATAAGCGTGTTGAATCTTACCTAAGAAACCAGCGCGGATAATACAACCACCCTTCCAAATGCGAGCCATCTCGCTTAGATTTAGGTTGTAGCAATATACTTTTGAGGCAGCTGCTAGCTGTGCCATACCTTGGGCATAAGAGCAGATTTTCGAGCAGTATAGCGCATCACGAATCATATCTATAAAAGCTTCGGTATCGCCTTCATACTTACCCGTAGGACCTGTAAGAACTTGCGAAGCCGCAACGCGTTCCTTTTTAAAGGAAGACATCACGCGAGCATTTACTGCAGCAGTAATTGTAGGAATAGCAATACCTAGTTCTAACGCACTCTGTACTGTCCAACGCCCTGTTCCTTTTTGTCCAGCAGCATCAAGGATTTGCTCCACGAGTGGCTGATTTGTATCGGGATCGATGTACCTAAAAATATCTGCAGTAATTTCAATAAGAAACGAATTCAGTTCTTCAGTGGTATTCCACTCGGCAAAAATCTCGTGTAGTCGATTGTGGTCGAGACCTAAAGCATTTTTGAGTAAATCATAGGCTTCAGCGATCAGTTGCATATCGCCGTACTCGATACCGTTGTGTACCATCTTGACGTAGTGTCCAGCGCCACCAGGACCAACATAGGTAACGCAAGGACCATCTTCTACCTGAGCCGCAATTTTCGTTAAAATTGGTTCTAAGTATTCGTAAGAACTTTTTGTACCGCCTGGCATCAAGCTCGGACCATTCAACGCCCCTTCTTCACCACCGCTAACACCCATACCAATAAATCTAAAACCTAGTGGTTCTAATTCGCGAGTGCGGCGTGCTGTATCTTCATACAAAGAGTTTCCACCATCGATGATGATGTCGCCTTCATCGAGTAATGGTTTAAGCTGTTCAATCACTGCATCCACAGGTGCTCCAGCTTTCACCATAATTAAAATCTTTCGAGGTCGCTCAAGTAAGCCAACGAATTCTTCAAGCGAGTACGCAGCTTTTATGTTCTTACCCTGGGCACGCGTGTGCATGAAAGCATCTGTTTTTTCTGGGGTGCGATTGTATACGGCGACCGGAAAACCGTTGCGTTCGACGTTAAGAGCTAGGTTTTCGCCCATAACGGCTAAGCCGATTACACCAAAGCTTTGCTGTGTCATAAGTGTGCTTTGTTAACTCCGCTATTGAGGTGATTTCCCTTCAGGGTAGCTCGAACTTCAAGATATCTTCTGTAAAAAAGAGATTAAAAGTGTTAAACAAGTAGAACAAAACTACAGCTAAAATACAGGTCTTCTGATGAAATCACGCAAAAGACAGATTTTTGACCTGTGTTTTTAGTCGAACAAAAGTAGATAATACATTGAGAATGCCTTGTCAGAATATTAAAAAAAGCAAAACATTTATCTGCTTAGAGGTTTAAGTTTTTATCTTCCAATAAGTAGATTTCAAGAATGATTTAGCTCATTTGCTTAAATTTGTATCTATTTGAACAATAAAAGCGCAAAATTGAAATATGTAGTCTGATGACACAGTAAGGAGTAACCCACAAATGCTGGCATACATCCTGGCGTTGGCGGTAGGTTTCTTTAGCCTCGCTATCTACATGGCAGCTTTCTTTTTTCCTGAGGTACACCGCAAGGGTGACTTTATTTGGAGCGGGGTAGGATTATTCTACGCCTTAGTTCTATGGGTGTGTTCTGGACGCATCACAGGGGGTGTACTACTCGGTCAAGTAGCTGGCGTTGCTTTATTGGGGTGGTCAGTCACCCAAACGCTCTTACTCCGACGACAGCTCACTCCACGTCTTTCGCAAACTGTAGCACCCACAGCGGAAGAAGTAAAAAGTACTGTTCAGGAGAAGGTTGCCAAGTCTTCGTTCCTATCTAAGCTGTTGCAATTCACTAAGCGTAAAGATAATAGTGCAGCTACTGCAAAAGAGCGGTTGCAACAATTGAGCCAACAAACACCAGTTCCAGAAACTGCGGTAAGCCCTACACCCACAACTAACAACAATACTGCAAACTCAGTTCAAATTATTGACAATCGTACGTCTTTACCAGAGCAAGTAGACGCTACTACGGCAACACAGCAAAATACTTCAGTAGAAGTGGTTCCAGAAGGTATTTCAGAGGAGGCTTTGCCTGAGTCTACCGCTGCGGATGAAGTTGTTCAAGCGGCTGGAGAATCAACACCAGATGTGTCTGAAGATACAAAAGATGCCTCCACTGCAGACGCAGCAGTAACTGAAACTGAAGTCGTACCTGAAGCACCCGAATTGATGCGCCCTAACCCACCTGATCCAGAATTGGTAGAAGCCGCGCTGAAAGATGCTGAGGAAAAACATCAAGAAGCTGCACCACCAGACCCAGAAACGCCTGAAAATCCATCACCGAGTTGATCGAAGTATCAGCCACTTGCTAATTGCCAAATTAAAGCGCGTTATTGAGGTTGAAGCGAAAGGGGATTGTCGTTGATAATAGTTGCAAAACGACTTGATCATCTCTCGGCATCAAACTGTGACAGAACCAGGAAGCTACAAAGATACTGTTAATCTGCCTAAAACCAATTTTGACATGCGAGCAAACGCAACAAAGCGCGAGCCAGAAATTCAAAAGTTTTGGGCAGAAAACCAAATATACGATCGCCTGTCGCAGAACAACCCTGGCGAGTTATTTGTTTTGCACGACGGTCCTCCCTACGCTAACGGTGCGTTGCATCTCGGTCACGCGCTTAACAAAATTCTCAAAGACATTATCAACCGATTTCAGTTATTGCAAGGACGTAAGGTTCGCTACGTTCCGGGTTGGGATTGTCACGGATTGCCGATTGAACTCAAAGTGTTACAAAACATGAAGGCAGCCGAGCGGCAAAACCTGACGCCTCTCGAGTTGCGGCGCAAAGCCAAAGCGTTTGCCTTGGCGACAGTTGAGGAACAAAGCAAAAGTTTCCAACGCTACGGAGTTTGGGGGGATTTTGACAATCCTTATCTAACACTAAATCCTGCATATGAGGCAGCGCAAATCGGTGTATTCGGGCAAATGGTGTTAAAAGGCTACATCTATCGCGGTCTGAAGCCTGTCCATTGGAGTCCTAGTTCAAAAACGGCACTGGCAGAAGCCGAACTAGAGTATCCTGAAGGTCACACCTCACGGAGCCTTTATGCAGCTTTTCCTGTGACGCGTCTTTCTGAAGCTGCTTCAGCATTAGGCGAATTTATGCCGCATCTCAGTGTAGCCATCTGGACAACCACGCCTTGGACAATTCCAGCTAACTTAGCGGTAGCTGTTAATCCAGAGTTAACTTATGCGGTTGTTGAAGTTGCTAACAACGAGCAACCTAAATACATAATCGTAGCCACTGACTTAGTAGAACGCTTGTCACAGATTCTCGCAAGCAATCTCACAATTAAAGCGAAAGTAAGTGGCAAGGATTTAGAACACACAATTTATCGCCATCCCCTCTTTGACCGCGAAAGTCCAGTAGTGATAGGTGGCGATTATGTAACCACCGAGTCAGGAACAGGCTTAGTCCACACCGCACCAGGTCACGGACAAGACGACTACATCGTCGGTCAGCGGTACGGTCTGCCAATTTTAGCACCCGTCGATGCTGATGGAAATTTTACCGCCGAAGCCGGACAATTTGCCGGCATGAATGTCCTCGGCGATGGCAACGCTGCCGTGATTGAGGCACTATCTGCAGCAGGGGCGTTACTCAAAGAAGAACCGTACGTTCACAAATACCCCTACGATTGGCGGACAAAAAAACCAACAATCTTCCGCGCCACTGAACAATGGTTCGCCTCCGTAGACGGATTTCGCGATGCCGCACTCAAGGCGATCGCTGAGGTAAAGTGGATTCCGGCGATTGGTGAAAACCGAATTACTGCGATGGTATCGGAGCGTTCTGATTGGTGCATTTCGCGACAACGCAGTTGGGGCGTCCCAATTCCTGTATTCTACGACGAAGAAACTGGCGAAGCACTACTCAACGCAGAAACGATCGCGCACGTGCAAGCCATCGTCGCCGAAAAGGGTACGGACGCCTGGTGGGAATTATCAACCGAAGAACTCTTACCAGAAAGCTACCGCAACAATGGTCGGTCGTACCGCAAAGGGACAGATACGATGGACGTGTGGTTCGATTCAGGTTCCTCGTGGGCAGCAGTATTGCAACAGCGTCCAGAGTTGCGCTACCCAGCAGATATGTATTTAGAAGGCTCAGATCAACATCGCGGTTGGTTTCAGTCGAGTTTACTCACCAGCGTCGCTGTCAATGGTTGTGCGCCATACAAAACCGTCTTAACGCACGGTTTTACCGTCGACGAGCAAGGTCGCAAAATGAGCAAATCGCTCGGCAATGGCATCGAACCAGAAGTCGTAATTAACGGCGGGAAAAATCAAAAAGAAGAACCTGCCTACGGCGCTGACGTGCTGCGGCTGTGGGTATCATCCGTTGATTACACCGCCGACGCGCCGCTGAGTAAAAATATCCTCAAGCAATTGTCCGAGGCGTATCGCAAGATTCGCAACACAGCAAGGTTCTTATTGGGTAATCTACATGATTTTGACCCGATTAAGCATTCTGTAGCTTACGAACAATTGCCCGAACTCGACCGCTACATGCTCCACAGGATAACAGAAGTCTTTCAAGAGATCGGCGAGGCGTTTGAAAATTACCAATTTTTCCGCTTCTTCCAAACAGTGCAGAATTTCTGCGTGGTGGATTTGTCAAACTTCTACTTAGATATTGCCAAAGACCGACTCTACATTAGCGCGCCCGATGCTTGGCGGCGGCGCAGCTGTCAAACCGTGTTGCACGTCGCGCTGGAAAACTTAGCAAAAGCGATCGCGCCAGTACTGTGTCACATGGCAGAAGATATTTGGCAGCACCTTCCCTATCCGACGCCGTACAAATCCGTCTTTGAAGCCGGTTGGGTGAAGTTAGAAAAACAGTGGTACCAACCACAACTCGCAGATTCCTGGCAAAAACTGCGACAACTGCGCGCCGAGGTGAATAAAGTCCTCGAACAAGCACGCGTCGAGAAAACGATCGGCTCTTCCCTCGAAGCCAAGGTGTTGCTGTACGTTCCTAATGCTGCTTTCAAGGCGCAGTTACAAACATTAAACCCCGGTACGGCGCAAAGCTTAGCGACGGCTCCACAGCCCATAACAGAAACAACAGCACTGGTAACGCAACCGTCCAAAACTTGGCAACAGTACTTAGCAGAACTTGTGCAGCCCTTTAAGCGATCGCCAGCATACTTACGCGACGTGTTAAAGGTATACCGCGAACTTTGGATAATCGCTGTTGTGCTAGCGGCGTTTCCTTTAGTTGTATTACCGCTTGGTTTGTTAAAAGCCGTACTCGTCGGTGTTAATGAGATTCCGCTGCTACCGCGCGTTTTCCAGCTCATCGGCATTTATGCAACGCTGCGCTACTTACTAGTAGCATTTATGCGTATTGCGTTATCGCAAAAATCAAAAGCGCCAACGACTCTAACAGAATCGCTTTCTCAAACGATATCAGTCCCTGAAGAACAGGCGACAACTCCATCGACACGTCAATCTAACGGTGTAGACGAGCTGCGCTATTTGTTCATTGCTTCGCAGGTAGAACTTGTCGATTCGCCAGCAGCAGTACAACAAGCAAAGTACAACTTACAAACCGACGAACTCGCTATTGGCGTAGTTAACGCCGATGGCAAGAAGTGCGATCGCTGTTGGAATTACTCAGTGCATGTCGGCGACTCTGTGGAACATCCGTTGATTTGCGAGCGCTGCGTTTCGGCGTTAGCAGGCAACTTTTAAAAGGTAACAGGTAATTGGTAACTGGTAAATATCTTTTTTCTCATTACCGATTACCCATTACCGATACCGATTGCGTTTGCTGTTGCTCGCTACCAGCAACTTGCAATTTCTGTAAAAACTCTTGCGTTATTTGAGTAAATGCTTTAGCCCCTGCTGATTGTGGATTTGTCATCACAACGGGCATAAAACTATCAACGGCTTTAGCAACATTGACATCAGTAGGTATTTGTGTCTTAAAAATTTGTGTTGCCTCAAAATCCTCGTTAATTCGTTGCATTACTTGTTTGTAGTATCTACCTGTAATTAAATTACCTGACATTGTAAAGACAATACCCAATAATTGAATATTTAGATTTACCTCGGATGCATGACTTTCTTTAAGTTGAGCAATGCGTCTTTCTAGTAACTGAATACCCACTATTGACAAAGGCTCAGATTTGGCAGGTAGGATATAGAAGTTACTTGCCGCAAGCGCACTGCGCGTCATCAAATTGTAACCAGGAGCGCAGTCAAGAATAATAAAATCATAATTTTCGAGAACAGGCTCTAAAATCTGTTTAACTAATCTTCTTTCAAAGCGGTTCCATACAGTTGCAAAATCAAGTCTATCGACCTCAAATGCTTCTTCATGCAGCATTTCAGAAACAACAAATTCATCGTAGAGCTCGATATCACCAGGTAATAAATCGAGATTAGGAAGCTTGCACGCATTGTAGTGAATTGCTTCTTTCACGCTAATCTTAGAGCGTGTTTCTGGTTGAATAGCTTGATTAATTAGATATTTCAAAGTTCGCTTTGTTTTGCGATACTTAGCGAAATCTGTCGGGGACATCATACTCAAGGTAGCACTAATTTGAGTATCTAAATCGAAAACAAGAACTTTTTTACCATGATCTTTGGCGAGTGAAGTCGCTAAATTGACACTTAGTGTCGTTTTTCCTACACCACCTTTCATGTTTGCTGTTGCAATGATATAAGCCATTAGTGAAATCCTGGAATGAAGTTAGTTCTTAATGACATCGATTTTGCGATTTAGCTGTCTTAAGGCAGACAGACATAAAAGTAGAATTAATGCTAAATTTACTCGGTTGATGCTGTTAAATTATATTCAGGAATGATTGTTTTATGGCACATATTCTGCATATTGATTCTAGTCCTCGTGGCGAACGCTCTTTTTCGCGTAAACTTTCTTATGAGTTTGTGACAGCTTGGAAAAATGCCCATCCAGAGGATACACTGACTTATCGCGACTTGGGGAAAAACCCAGTACCTCATGTTGATGAAGGATGGATCGCGGCTGCATTTACACCCCCAGAAGCGCGTACCCCCGAACTTAACGAAGCAATTAAGCTTTCAGATGAACTAGTAGATGAATTTCTCGCAGCCGATCGCTACGTGTTCGGTATCCCAATGTACAACTTTAGCGTACCTTCAACCTTTAAAGCCTATATTGACCAAATTGTTCGCGTCAATCGTACTTTTACGGTTACCGATCAAGGATACGCAGGTTTGGTTCACGGAAAAAAAATGCTGATTGTGGCTGCTAGCGGTGGTAGCTACAGATCGGGAACTCCCGCAGAACAGTATGATTACCTCAAGCCTTTCTTACAGGCTGTGTTTGGCTTAGTTGGTATTACCGACATTACGTTTGTGCAAGCCGATAATCTCAGCAGCGGTGATGACGCACGCCAGGCATCTTTAGACGAAGCTCGTACAATGATTGAAGAGTTAGTCGCTAATTGGTGATGACCAGGGCGATCGCACCAAGTAAGTTAAGTAAGGATAGTGTGCGATCGCGCTTGCTTATCCCAGTTGAATCGTTTTGGCAAATAAGCTTTGTAAGCGATGTAGTTGCGCGCCATTTTGGTAGAGTAAGTCACCTTTACCAAGTAAATAAGCTGCCGAAGTTTGTTTTCCTCCTAAGATAATTGCTGAATCAGCCTCACTAGCAGTTCGTAGCGCAATTCTCCCTGGTAAATTAGAGCGGATGATGGGAGTCACGACTTTGGCTTCAGGACGTTGCGTAGCAATAATCAGATGAATTCCGGCGGCTCTAGCCATAGCACCTAACCTCTTAATACTTTGTTCAAGTGCGTTGCGGCTCTCTTTTTCTGCCATAAAATCGGCATACTCATCAAAAATACAGACAATGCGGAAAAGTCGGGAGTGCGTTTTCTGATTGTAGCTAGTTAAGTCAGCACATCCTACTGCTTCAAACTGTTGATAGCGCTGTTCCATCTCTCCCACAAGTTGCTCCATCAATTCAATTGCCTGCTCGGTATCCTTAACTACAGGAGAATAGAGCGATCGCATCTGTTCAAATTCTGGAAACGTAACTCGCTTAGGATCGACAAGCGCCACTTTGAGGGAATCTGGCGAGTGGCGGACTACGAGACTGAGAAGAAGCGATCGCAAAAACTCGCTTTTACCGCTACCAGTTGTTCCACCAACTAAAAAGTGACAAGTATTCGGGTCGGATAAATCAGCTTCTACGAGTCTTCTCTCTAAATTTACTCCTAGAGCAACTTTTACGGGAGCATCAGCAGGTAAAACTTGCGATTGCACATAATCAGCAAAACTCGCAACTTGTCGATCTTGACGCGGTAAATCGACACTGATATACCCCGCTTGTGGTGTAATTAAAGGCGGATTAGTAATTCCTAACTGTACTTGTAAATCATTTGCTAAGCGTAAAATGGAAACAACTTTTATCCCTGCATGAGGCTTAATTTTTACGCGCACAAATGCAGGTCCAATTGCTGCACCTTGGTAGTCTACGCCAAGACCAAAAGATTGTAGTGTCTCGACTAACTTTTCTCCTGTTCGCTCGATGTTGAAAGTCGCCGCTTCGTGTTGTTCTAAATCTTGATTTAGGCTATCGAGTTGTTGATTGTCTTGAGTATGTGGCGACGGTGCTGGGGACTTAAAGCGTTCTGCTGCGATCGCTTCATCACTATCAAAAAAGATTTGGCATTTCTTCTGTTGCGGACAAATATGACACAAATAGGGCTGACTTGTCGGTGGTGGTGGGTTGAGTTGCGGTGGTTTCCACGCTAACCATTGCTGCATTTGCTGCAGTTTTTGGGGAACAAGTTGATGTATGGTTGTTTCAAGCTGTTCCCATGTAAAACTCAGTTCTTGCAGGTTGGGTAACACGCTATAAACTGCCGAATTAATCTTGACACCTACGGTTTTGCGTAGCATGTAGCTGTAGAGCGCAACTTGCGCAAGCTGGGCTGATTGATCTACTGACTGATACGATTTATACTCCACGACTCGCAATCGCTGAGTAGCAAAATCGTAAACAATGCTGTCGCATCTGCCTTTGACTAACTGCTGCGTGCCATTAGGTAAAGTAAAATAGTGCTGAACGTTGAGTTCTTGTGCTAGAAAAGTTTTAGAAATAACGTCTTTTGCCGTACAATAACGGCGATTACTAACTAATAATTCTGCCCAACGGCGAATCAGTTCAACTAATCCCAACCAAAGCTGGTGTAATGCAGGTGCTTTTCCGGGGTCTTTCTGAATTGATGCTTGCAAGTAAGGAAAGAATACACGCTCATATAATAGTTGTTGCAGTGCAGCAGCGATCGCGTCTACCTCTAACTGTTCAACCACAGGTTCAAACAAAGCAGAAAATCGCGAATCTTGCTTTGCTACATTAATAAATTGATTTGATAGATCGTGAAATGCTGTCCCAATCCCAATCGCTGTATCTACGGGTAAGAAAAGTGTCATTCCCCCAAAGCGATACCCCAAGTAAAATAATCGCGGACAC
It includes:
- a CDS encoding circadian clock KaiB family protein translates to MHQPKSRDTETFKGIALFTPGGDLIYCIDPSKQGHWHLHLCAGLQEILNLSESPHFLVPCYTATIDRWIDPQTQQIQTYAEAYPLVLRYQALLNAVFQTNVVWQAAPVAEGLCDPLLLASYRTAFPQLWEENDLVVRFERSRPEAFRVQHAQAPYVLHLFVAEHSAATERILQSLRQVLEQFHYPYTLKIIDVTKHPEQAEIAQVAATPTLIKVSPKPMRRLVGDLENVEKLLQLLTASDA
- a CDS encoding Ycf66 family protein codes for the protein MLAYILALAVGFFSLAIYMAAFFFPEVHRKGDFIWSGVGLFYALVLWVCSGRITGGVLLGQVAGVALLGWSVTQTLLLRRQLTPRLSQTVAPTAEEVKSTVQEKVAKSSFLSKLLQFTKRKDNSAATAKERLQQLSQQTPVPETAVSPTPTTNNNTANSVQIIDNRTSLPEQVDATTATQQNTSVEVVPEGISEEALPESTAADEVVQAAGESTPDVSEDTKDASTADAAVTETEVVPEAPELMRPNPPDPELVEAALKDAEEKHQEAAPPDPETPENPSPS
- a CDS encoding FMN-dependent NADH-azoreductase, with translation MAHILHIDSSPRGERSFSRKLSYEFVTAWKNAHPEDTLTYRDLGKNPVPHVDEGWIAAAFTPPEARTPELNEAIKLSDELVDEFLAADRYVFGIPMYNFSVPSTFKAYIDQIVRVNRTFTVTDQGYAGLVHGKKMLIVAASGGSYRSGTPAEQYDYLKPFLQAVFGLVGITDITFVQADNLSSGDDARQASLDEARTMIEELVANW
- a CDS encoding type IV pilus twitching motility protein PilT — protein: MTESQHPAIPVPAVPRVPPMPLPKARVPNHAERDITQLQMQTVAQRNTSPTQSAPNSTTIAPTLEQLVREAYDKGISDLHLGVGEVPRFRERGEIIVTDYPITDEATFTSWLKEILTEQQIQQFYEHLEYDGATQYEGVARVRINLFVALNGPAMVLRLIPLKILTLEQLNLPPVFRDLCHYHKGLILVTGPTGSGKSTTLAAMVDYINQEMPKHIISIEDPVEFVHKSKKSLIKQREVGIHTLKFDNALKASLREDPDIILIGEMRDRETVNTALKAAQTGHLVFGTLHTNSAVKTIERILNLYNPDEQGPMRIQVAESLVAVIAQSLVRTTDNKRAAIHEIMINTDAIKDYIIRNEVEEIEAIIPRCNFEGMCTMNQSIYRLYEEGRLTEETALEASPKPNEMAMILRGRV
- the gndA gene encoding NADP-dependent phosphogluconate dehydrogenase — encoded protein: MTQQSFGVIGLAVMGENLALNVERNGFPVAVYNRTPEKTDAFMHTRAQGKNIKAAYSLEEFVGLLERPRKILIMVKAGAPVDAVIEQLKPLLDEGDIIIDGGNSLYEDTARRTRELEPLGFRFIGMGVSGGEEGALNGPSLMPGGTKSSYEYLEPILTKIAAQVEDGPCVTYVGPGGAGHYVKMVHNGIEYGDMQLIAEAYDLLKNALGLDHNRLHEIFAEWNTTEELNSFLIEITADIFRYIDPDTNQPLVEQILDAAGQKGTGRWTVQSALELGIAIPTITAAVNARVMSSFKKERVAASQVLTGPTGKYEGDTEAFIDMIRDALYCSKICSYAQGMAQLAAASKVYCYNLNLSEMARIWKGGCIIRAGFLGKIQHAYQEEPNLLNLLLAPEFKQTILDRQHAWREVVAAAAKLGIAVPAFSASLDYFDSYRRDRLPQNLTQAQRDYFGAHTYERVDKEGVFHTEWTKFDEESIQTSTPEPLQADPATTNA
- a CDS encoding ParA family protein; this encodes MAYIIATANMKGGVGKTTLSVNLATSLAKDHGKKVLVFDLDTQISATLSMMSPTDFAKYRKTKRTLKYLINQAIQPETRSKISVKEAIHYNACKLPNLDLLPGDIELYDEFVVSEMLHEEAFEVDRLDFATVWNRFERRLVKQILEPVLENYDFIILDCAPGYNLMTRSALAASNFYILPAKSEPLSIVGIQLLERRIAQLKESHASEVNLNIQLLGIVFTMSGNLITGRYYKQVMQRINEDFEATQIFKTQIPTDVNVAKAVDSFMPVVMTNPQSAGAKAFTQITQEFLQKLQVAGSEQQQTQSVSVMGNR
- the ileS gene encoding isoleucine--tRNA ligase, coding for MTEPGSYKDTVNLPKTNFDMRANATKREPEIQKFWAENQIYDRLSQNNPGELFVLHDGPPYANGALHLGHALNKILKDIINRFQLLQGRKVRYVPGWDCHGLPIELKVLQNMKAAERQNLTPLELRRKAKAFALATVEEQSKSFQRYGVWGDFDNPYLTLNPAYEAAQIGVFGQMVLKGYIYRGLKPVHWSPSSKTALAEAELEYPEGHTSRSLYAAFPVTRLSEAASALGEFMPHLSVAIWTTTPWTIPANLAVAVNPELTYAVVEVANNEQPKYIIVATDLVERLSQILASNLTIKAKVSGKDLEHTIYRHPLFDRESPVVIGGDYVTTESGTGLVHTAPGHGQDDYIVGQRYGLPILAPVDADGNFTAEAGQFAGMNVLGDGNAAVIEALSAAGALLKEEPYVHKYPYDWRTKKPTIFRATEQWFASVDGFRDAALKAIAEVKWIPAIGENRITAMVSERSDWCISRQRSWGVPIPVFYDEETGEALLNAETIAHVQAIVAEKGTDAWWELSTEELLPESYRNNGRSYRKGTDTMDVWFDSGSSWAAVLQQRPELRYPADMYLEGSDQHRGWFQSSLLTSVAVNGCAPYKTVLTHGFTVDEQGRKMSKSLGNGIEPEVVINGGKNQKEEPAYGADVLRLWVSSVDYTADAPLSKNILKQLSEAYRKIRNTARFLLGNLHDFDPIKHSVAYEQLPELDRYMLHRITEVFQEIGEAFENYQFFRFFQTVQNFCVVDLSNFYLDIAKDRLYISAPDAWRRRSCQTVLHVALENLAKAIAPVLCHMAEDIWQHLPYPTPYKSVFEAGWVKLEKQWYQPQLADSWQKLRQLRAEVNKVLEQARVEKTIGSSLEAKVLLYVPNAAFKAQLQTLNPGTAQSLATAPQPITETTALVTQPSKTWQQYLAELVQPFKRSPAYLRDVLKVYRELWIIAVVLAAFPLVVLPLGLLKAVLVGVNEIPLLPRVFQLIGIYATLRYLLVAFMRIALSQKSKAPTTLTESLSQTISVPEEQATTPSTRQSNGVDELRYLFIASQVELVDSPAAVQQAKYNLQTDELAIGVVNADGKKCDRCWNYSVHVGDSVEHPLICERCVSALAGNF